The following coding sequences are from one Oncorhynchus kisutch isolate 150728-3 linkage group LG23, Okis_V2, whole genome shotgun sequence window:
- the sptan1 gene encoding spectrin alpha chain, non-erythrocytic 1 isoform X5: protein MATTSPQRMDTSGVKVLESADDIQERRQQVLDRYRRFKELSGVRRQKLEDSYRFQFFRRDADELEKWIQEKLQIASDENYKDPTNLQGKLQKHQAFEAEVQANAGAIIKLDETGNLMISEGHFASETIRTRLEELHRLWDMLLQKTKEKGVRLLQAQKLVQYLRECEDALDWISDKEAMATSEELGQDLEHVEVLQKKFEEFQTDLAAHEERVNEVNQLAGKLSQESHPEAELIVRKQEEVNAAWQRLKGLAQQRQGRLFGAAEVQRFNRDVDETISWIKEKEQLMASDDFGRDLASVQALLRKHEGLERDLAALEDKVNTLGGEAERLQQTHPQNASQIHLKRDELITNWEQIRTLAAERHARLNDSYRLQRYTSDFRDLTSWVTEMKALINADELANDVAGAEALLDRHQEHKGEIDAHEDSFKATDEAGKALLNTGHYASEEVKEKLGVLTEEKESLLELWEVRRQQYEQCMDLQLFYRDTEQVDNWMSKQEAFLLNEDLGDSLDSVEALLKKHEDFEKSLSAQEEKITALDEFATKLIQNNHYAKEDVATRRDALLSRRNALHERAQSRRAALEDSFHLQQFSRDSDELKSWINEKMKTATDEAYKDPSNLQGKVQKHQAFEAELSANQSRIDALQKSGQELLDGKHYAADEVSVRMDEVSSQWKKLLEATELKGIKLREANQQQQFNRNVEDIELWLYEVEGHLASDDYGKDLTSVQNLQKKHALLEADVAAHQDRIDGITIQARQFQEAGHFDADNIKRKQEALMARYDALRDPMAARKQKLSDSLRLQQLFRDVEDEETWIREKEPIAASTNRGKDLIGVQNLLKKHQALQAEIAGHEPRIKAVTQKGEAMVEEGHFAGEEVKVKLEELNGRWDTLKGKAGQRRQDLEDSLQAQQYFADANEAESWMREKEPIVGSPDYGKDEDSAEALLKKHEALMSDLSAYGSSIQALKEQAQTCRQQVAPTDDETGKELVLALYDYQEKSPREVTMKKGDILTLLNSTNKDWWKVEVNDRQGFVPAAYVKKLDPTQSSSRENLLDEQGSIGLRQDQIENQYGTLQELGEKRKDMLEKSCKKFMLFREANELQQWINEKEGALTNEEVGSDLEQVEVLQKKFDDFQKDLKANESRLRDINKVASELESEGLMAEEATMVQAQEQVMLGSAPGQDEADNKNASPWKNVRLAVQTTANFNTIKELNNRWRSLQQLAEERSNMLGSAHEVQRFHRDADETKEWIEEKNQALNTDNYGHDLASVQALQRKHEGFERDLAALGDKVNSLGETAERLIQSHPEAVDDIQEKCTELNTAWSSLVGRADQRKDKLGNSHDLQRFLSDFRDLMSWINGIRGLVSSEELAKDVTGAEALLERHQEHRTEIDARAGTFQAFEQFGQQLLARGHYASPEIQQKLEALDHERADLEKAWVQRRMMLDQCLELQLFNRDCEQAENWMAAREAFLASDDKGDSLDSVEALIKKHEDFDKAINVQEEKIAALQSFADQLVGADHYAKPEIFNRRNEVLDRWRRLKAQMIEKRSKLGESQTLQQFSRDVDEIEAWISEKLQTATDESYKDPTNIQLSKLLSKHQKHQAFEAELHANADRIRGVIDTGNALIHRGACSGSEDAVQSRLGALDEQWQFLVNKSAEKSQKLKEANKQQNFNTGIKDFDFWLSEVEALLASEDYGKDLASVNNLLKKHQLLEADISAHEDRLKDLNGQADSLTASTAFDPTQVKDKRDAVNGRFTKIKSMATGRRAKLNESHRLHQFFRDLDDEESWIKEKKLLVSSEDYGRDLTGVQNLRKKHKRLEAELGAHEPAIQSVQDTGKKLSDDNTIGQDEIEQRLAQFEEHWMELKDLAAARGQRLEESLEYQQFVANVEEEEAWINEKLNLVGSEDYGDTLAAVQGLLKKHEAFETDFSVHRDRVNDVCSNGDELIKKNNHHVDSISAKMASLRGKVSELERAAAMRKAKLDENSAFLQFNWKADVVESWIGEKENSLKTDEYGRDLSSVQTLLTKQETFDAGLQAFQQEGITNITALKDQLLAAKHVQSKAIETRHAALMKRWNQLLDNSQARKKKLLEAQEHFRKVEDLFLTFAKKASAFNSWFENAEEDLTDPVRCNSLEEIRALRDAHEAFRSSLSSAQADFNQLAELDRQIKSYQVVSNPYTWFTMEALEETWRNLQKIIKERELELQKEQRRQEENDKLRQEFAQHANAFHQWLQETRTYLLDGIAYRRVVRVIQYEVGDDLSGRSCMVEESGTLESQLEATKRKHQEIRAMRSQLKKIEDLGAAMEEALILDNKYTEHSTVGLAQQWDQLDQLGMRMQHNLEQQIQARNTTGVTEDALKEFSMMFKHFDKEKSGRLNHQEFKSCLRSLGYDLPMVEEGEPDPEFESILDTVDPNRDGNVSLQEYMAFMISRETENVKSSEEIESAFRALSVDAKPYVTKEELYQNLSKEQADYCISHMKPYLDSKGREMPSAFDFVEFTRSLFVN, encoded by the exons AGAATGGATACCAGTGGGGTGAAAGTGCTGGAGTCTGCTGATGACATCCAGGAGCGCCGGCAGCAGGTGTTGGACCGCTACCGGCGCTTCAAGGAGCTATCGGGCGTGCGACGGCAGAAGCTGGAGGACTCGTACCGCTTCCAGTTCTTCCGCCGCGATGCTGACGAGCTGGAGAAGTGGATCCAGGAGAAGCTGCAGATTGCCTCTGATGAGAACTACAAGGACCCTACCAACCTCCAG GGCAAGCTCCAGAAACATCAGGCCTTTGAGGCGGAGGTGCAGGCCAACGCTGGAGCCATCATTAAGCTAGACGAGACTGGCAACCTTATGATCTCCGAAGGCCACTTTGCCTCCGAAACGATCCGC ACTCGTCTGGAGGAGCTTCACCGTCTTTGGGACATGCTGCTGCAGAAGACCAAGGAGAAGGGTGTCCGTCTACTGCAGGCCCAGAAGCTAGTGCAGTACCTGCGCGAGTGTGAGGATGCCCTGGACTGGATCAGTGACAAG GAGGCCATGGCCACCTCGGAGGAGCTGGGCCAGGACCTGGAGCACGTAGAGGTGCTACAGAAGAAGTTTGAGGAGTTCCAGACGGACCTGGCAGCTCACGAGGAGCGTGTGAACGAGGTGAACCAGCTGGCGGGCAAGTTGAGCCAGGAGTCCCACCCCGAGGCGGAGCTCATCGTTCGCAAGCAGGAGGAGGTGAACGCCGCCTGGCAGAGGCTCAAGGGCCTGGCGCAGCAGAGGCAGGGCAGGCTGTTCGGAGCCGCCGAGGTGCAGAGATTTAACAG GGATGTGGACGAGACCATTAGCTGGATCAAGGAGAAGGAGCAGCTCATGGCATCCGATGACTTTGGCCGGGACCTGGCCAGCGTTCAGGCTCTGCTGCGCAAGCATGAGGGcctggagagagacctggctgcCCTCGAGGACAAGGTCAACACTCTGGGCGGAGAGGCTGAACGTCTGCAGCAGACCCACCCCCAGAACGCCTCCCAGATCCACCTGAAGAGGGATGAGCTCATCACCAACTGGGAGCAGATCCGCACGCTGGCCGCCGAGCGCCACGCCCGCCTCAACGACTCctacag GCTGCAGCGCTACACTTCAGACTTCCGTGACCTGACCAGCTGGGTGACGGAGATGAAGGCCCTGATCAACGCTGATGAGCTGGCCAACGACGTGGCTGGAGCTGAGGCTCTCCTCGACCGCCACCAGGAACACAAG GGTGAGATTGACGCCCATGAGGACAGCTTCAAAGCCACGGACGAGGCCGGCAAGGCTCTGCTCAACACTGGACACTACGCCTCAGAGGAGGTCAAGGAGAAG ctgggtGTACTGACTGAGGAGAAGGAGTCTCTGTTGGAGCTGTGGGAGGTGCGCAGGCAGCAGTACGAGCAGTGCATGGACCTGCAGCTCTTCTACAGGGACACGGAGCAGGTCGACAACTGGATGAGCAAGCAAGAG GCGTTCCTTCTGAACGAGGATCTTGGTGACTCTCTGGACAGCGTGGAGGCCCTGCTGAAGAAACACGAGGACTTTGAGAAGTCCCTCAGCGCCCAGGAGGAGAAGATCACT GCCCTGGATGAATTTGCCACCAAACTGATCCAGAACAACCACTACGCCAAGGAGGATGTGGCCACTCGTAGAGATGCT CTGCTGAGCCGTCGTAACGCCCTGCATGAGCGTGCCCAGTCCCGCCGCGCTGCCCTGGAGGACTCCTTCCACTTGCAGCAGTTCTCCCGCGACTCGGACGAGCTCAAGAGCTGGATCAATGAGAAGATGAAGACGGCCACCGACGAAGCCTACAAG GATCCGTCCAACTTGCAGGGCAAGGTCCAGAAGCACCAGGCCTTCGAGGCGGAGCTGTCAGCCAACCAGAGCCGCATCGACGCGCTGCAGAAGTCTGGACAGGAGCTCCTGGACGGCAAGCACTACGCCGCCGATGAAGTGTCGGTCCGCATGGACGAGGTCAGCTCCCAGTGGAAGAAGCTGCTGGAGGCCACCGAGCTCAAAG gcATCAAGCTGCGTGAGGCTAACCAGCAGCAGCAGTTCAACAGGAATGTGGAGGACATTGAGCTGTGGCTTTACGAGGTGGAGGGCCATCTGGCCTCCGACGACTACGGCAAGGACCTGACCAGCGTCCAGAACCTGCAGAAGAAACATGCCCTGCTGGAGGCCGATGTGGCCGCACACCAG gaCCGCATTGACGGCATCACCATCCAGGCGCGTCAGTTCCAGGAGGCGGGCCACTTTGACGCTGACAACATCAAGCGCAAGCAGGAGGCGCTGATGGCGCGCTACGACGCCCTTCGCGACCCCATGGCTGCCCGCAAGCAGAAGCTATCGGACTCGCTGCGGCTACAGCAGCTCTTCAGGGATGTGGAGGACGAGGAGACCTGGATCCGGGAGAAGGAGCCCATCGCCGCCTCCACCAACCGGGGAAAAGACTTGATTGGCGTTCAGAACTTGCTGAAGAAGCACCAGGCCCTGCAAGCGGAGATTGCCGGCCACGAACCCCGCATCAAGGCTGTCACCCAGAAGGGAGAAGCCATGGTGGAGGAAG GTCACTTTGCCGGAGAGGAGGTGAAGGTGAAGCTGGAGGAGCTGAACGGCCGCTGGGACACCCTGAAGGGCAAGGCCGGGCAGCGCAGGCAGGACCTGGAGGATTCGCTGCAGGCCCAGCAGTACTTTGCCGACGCCAACGAGGCAGAGTCctggatgagagagaaggagccCATTGTGGGCAGCCCCGACTACGGCAAGGACGAGGACTCTGCTGAG GCCCTGCTGAAGAAGCACGAAGCCCTGATGTCTGATCTGAGTGCCTATGGAAGCAGCATCCAGGCTCTGAAGGAGCAGGCCCAAACCTGTAGG CAACAAGTGGCTCCCACCGATGATGAGACGGGTAAAGAGCTGGTGCTGGCCCTCTATGACTACCAGGAGAAGAGCCCCCGCGAGGTCACCATGAAGAAGGGAGACATCCTCACCCTGCTCAACAGCACtaacaag GACTGGTGGAAGGTGGAGGTGAATGACCGCCAGGGTTTTGTTCCGGCAGCCTACGTCAAGAAGTTGGATCCCACCCAGTCCTCTTCCAGAGAGAACTTGCTGGATGAGCAGGGCAGCATCGGCCTGCGCCAGGATCAGATTGAGAACCA GTACGGAACTCTCCAGGAGCTAGGCGAGAAGCGCAAGGACATGCTGGAGAAGAGCTGTAAGAAGTTCATGCTGTTCCGCGAGGCCAACGAACTACAGCAGTGGATTAATGAGAAGGAGGGAGCCCTCACCAATGAGGAGGTGGGCTCCGACCTGGAGCAGGTGGAGGTGCTGCAGAAGAAGTTTGACGACTTCCAGAAG GACCTGAAGGCCAATGAGTCTCGTCTGAGGGACATCAACAAGGTGGCGTCTGAGCTGGAGTCTGAGGGCCTGATGGCCGAGGAGGCAACCATGGTCCAAGCTCAG gaACAAGTGATGCTGGGATCTGCTCCTGGCCAG GATGAGGCTGATAACAAGAATGCCTCTCCATGGAAG AATGTACGCTTGGCTGTTCAAACGACGGCTAACTTTAATACTATCAAG GAGCTGAACAACCGCTGGAGATCCCTGCAGCAGCTGGCCGAGGAGAGGAGCAACATGCTGGGCAGTGCCCACGAAGTGCAGAGGttccacag GGATGCGGATGAGACCAAGGAGTGGATCGAGGAGAAGAACCAAGCGCTGAACACAGACAACTATGGCCACGACCTGGCCAGCGTTCAGGCCCTTCAGCGCAAACACGAGGGCTTTGAGAGAGACCTGGCTGCCCTGGGAGATAAG GTGAACTCCCTGGGGGAGACAGCGGAGCGTCTGATCCAGTCCCACCCGGAGGCGGTGGACGACATCCAGGAGAAGTGCACAGAGCTCAATACGGCCTGGAGCAGCCTGGTAGGGCGCGCCGACCAGCGAAAGGATAAGCTAGGCAACTCCCACGACCTGCAGCGCTTCCTCTCCGACTTCAGGGACCTCATGTCCTGGATCAACGGCATCCGAGGCCTGGTGTCCTCAGAAGAGCTGGCCAAGGACGTGACCGGGGCTGAGGCCCTGCTAGAGAGACACCAG GAGCACCGTACTGAGATCGACGCCCGTGCGGGCACCTTCCAGGCCTTTGAGCAGTTTGGCCAGCAGCTGTTGGCGCGCGGCCACTATGCCAGTCCTGAGATCCAGCAGAAGCTGGAGGCCTTGGACCACGAGAGGGCAGACCTGGAGAAGGCCTGGGTGCAGAGACGAATGATGCTCGACCAGTGCCTGGAGCTCCAG CTGTTCAACCGTGACTGTGAACAGGCTGAGAACTGGATGGCGGCTCGCGAGGCCTTCCTGGCCAGCGACGACAAGGGTGACTCCCTGGACAGCGTGGAGGCTCTCATCAAGAAACACGAGGACTTTGACAAGGCCATCAACGTGCAGGAGGAGAAAATCGCTGCTCTGCAGTCCTTTGCAGACCAGCTGGTTGGCGCTGATCATTATGCCAAACCAGAGATATTCAACCGTCGCAATGAAGTCCTGGACAG GTGGCGCCGTCTGAAGGCTCAGATGATTGAGAAGCGCTCCAAGCTGGGCGAGTCCCAGACACTGCAGCAGTTCAGCCGCGACGTGGACGAGATAGAGGCCTGGATCAGCGAGAAGCTGCAGACAGCTACAGATGAGTCCTATAAGGACCCCACCAACATCCAG CTGTCGAAGCTGCTG AGTAAGCACCAGAAGCACCAGGCCTTCGAGGCGGAGTTGCATGCCAACGCAGACCGCATCCGTGGGGTTATCGACACTGGCAACGCCCTCATCCATAGAGGGGCCTGCTCCGGCAGTGAGGATGCGGTTCAG TCGCGTCTGGGTGCTCTGGACGAGCAGTGGCAGTTCCTGGTGAACAAGTCGGCAGAGAAGAGCCAGAAGCTGAAAGAAGCCAACAAGCAGCAGAACTTCAACACTGGCATTAAGGACTTTGACTTCTGGCTCTCTGAg gtcgaggcccttcttgcctctGAGGATTATGGCAAAGACCTGGCCTCCGTCAACAACCTGCTGAAGAAACATCAGCTTCTGGAAGCCGACATCTCTGCTCATGAG GATCGTCTGAAGGACCTGAACGGCCAGGCTGACAGCCTGACGGCCAGCACAGCCTTCGACCCCACCCAGGTTAAAGACAAGCGCGACGCCGTCAATGGACGCTTCACGAAGATCAAGAGCATGGCCACTGGCCGCCGTGCAAAGCTCAACGAGTCGCACCGCCTGCATCAGTTCTTCAGGGACCTGGACGACGAGGAGTCTTGGATCAA AGAAAAGAAATTGCTAGTGAGTTCGGAGGACTATGGACGTGATTTGACAGGAGTGCAGAATCTGAGGAAGAAACACAAGAGGCTGGAGGCTGAGTTGGGGGCCCATGAGCCGGCCATCCAGTCTGTGCAGGACACAGGGAAGAAGCTGTCCGATGACAACACCATCGGCCAGGATGAGATTGAGCAGAGGCTGGCCCAGTTTGAGGAGCACTGGATGGAGCTGAAGGACCTGGCTGCAGCCAG GGGACAGAGGCTGGAGGAGTCGCTGGAGTACCAGCAGTTTGTTGCGAATGTTGAAGAGGAGGAAGCCTGGATTAACGAGAAGCTGAACCTGGTGGGAAGTGAAGACTACGGGGATACCCTGGCTGCTGTGCAGGGCCTGTTGAAGAAGCATGAGGCGTTTGAGACTGATTTCTCAGTGCACAGGGACAGAGTGAATGACGTGTGTTCCAACGGAGACGAGCTCATCAAAAAG AACAACCACCACGTGGACAGCATCTCAGCCAAGATGGCGTCCCTGCGGGGCAAGGTGTCTGAGCTGGAGAGGGCCGCTGCCATGAGAAAAGCCAAGCTGGATGAGAACTCTGCCTTCTTGCAGTTCAACTGGAAGGCTGACGTGGTGGAGTCCTGGATCG GTGAGAAGGAGAACAGCCTGAAGACGGATGAGTACGGACGAGATCTCTCCTCTGTGCAGACCTTGCTCACTAAGCAG GAGACGTTTGACGCAGGGCTGCAGGCCTTCCAGCAGGAGGGTATCACCAACATCACAGCCCTCAAGGACCAGCTGCTGGCGGCCAAGCACGTCCAGTCCAAGGCCATCGAGACGCGCCACGCTGCCCTCATGAAGCGCTGGAACCAGCTTCTCGACAACTCGCAGGCCCGCAAGAAGAAACTGCTGGAGGCCCAGGAGCACTTCAGGAAG GTGGAAGACCTGTTCCTGACCTTTGCCAAGAAGGCGTCGGCCTTCAACAGCTGGTTTGAGAATGCTGAGGAGGACTTGACTGATCCGGTGCGCTGCAACTCGCTGGAGGAGATCCGGGCGCTGCGCGACGCCCACGAGGCCTTCCGCTCATCGCTGAGCTCGGCGCAGGCCGACTTCAACCAGCTGGCCGAGCTGGACCGGCAGATCAAGAGCTACCAGGTGGTGTCCAACCCCTACACCTGGTTCACCATGGAGGCCCTGGAAGAGACCTGGAGGAACCTGCAGAAGATCATCAAG gAACGAGAGCTGGAGCTGCAGAAGGAGcagaggaggcaggaggagaatgACAAGCTGCGGCAGGAGTTTGCGCAGCACGCCAATGCATTCCACCAGTGGCTGCAGGAGACCAG GACATATCTTCTGGATGG CATAGCTTATCGACGGGTTGTCCGTGTCATTCAATATGAAGTCGGTGATGATCTTTCTGGAAG GTCCTGCATGGTAGAAGAATCCGGAACCTTGGAATCACAACTTGAGGCAACCAAG CGCAAGCACCAGGAGATCCGGGCAATGCGTAGCCAGCTGAAGAAGATTGAGGACCTGGGCGCGGCCATGGAGGAGGCTCTGATCCTG